One part of the Rutidosis leptorrhynchoides isolate AG116_Rl617_1_P2 chromosome 1, CSIRO_AGI_Rlap_v1, whole genome shotgun sequence genome encodes these proteins:
- the LOC139886299 gene encoding protein JINGUBANG-like encodes MTGKTIIPIKNTINRRQKLAVLLHSSEPNIIITTENQLESSESDYRTSNASSLSPNMSSNSSPVNHFMSPINQMSSPYTKSPWINLPYINDESVVRTGLIGSLVREEGHIYSLASSGDLLYTGSDSKNIRVWKNLMEFSGFKSSSGLVKAIVVSGNRVFTGHQDGKIRVWKYTDNTKKAYKRVGNLPTTKDYIKSSMNPNNYIEVRRRRNVPWIKHYDAVACMSLDEEQGLLYSGSWDKSLKVWKLSDSKCLESVTAHDDAINSVVMGFDGLVFTGSADGTVKVWRRELIGKKCEHVLVYTLLDQDSAVTCVVVNTTDATVYAGSSDGLVNFWELEKQTLSHGGVLRGHKLAVLCLATAGNLLLSGSADKSICVWRKETGGVHTCLSVLNGHTGPVKCLAVQERGEDDESDQEWVVYSGSLDNSVKLWRVSEEPQIQDC; translated from the coding sequence ATGACAGGGAAAACTATAATTCCAATTAAAAACACAATCAATCGAAGACAAAAACTTGCCGTACTTCTTCATAGTTCAGAGCCAAACATCATCATCACAACCGAAAACCAACTCGAAAGTTCTGAATCCGATTATCGAACTAGTAACGCTTCGTCGCTTAGTCCGAACATGTCTTCGAATTCGTCTCCGGTGAATCACTTCATGTCTCCAATCAACCAAATGTCTTCACCATACACAAAATCACCGTGGATTAATCTTCCTTACATTAACGATGAAAGCGTTGTAAGAACCGGGTTAATCGGATCGTTAGTACGTGAAGAAGGTCATATTTATTCGTTAGCTTCATCGGGCGATTTGTTATACACAGGTTCAGATTCGAAAAATATCAGGGTTTGGAAAAATTTGATGGAGTTTTCCGGGTTTAAATCGAGTAGTGGATTAGTTAAAGCCATCGTGGTGTCCGGTAATCGTGTGTTCACGGGACACCAGGATGGTAAAATTAGGGTTTGGAAATACACGGATAATACAAAAAAAGCTTACAAAAGGGTAGGTAATTTACCCACTACAAAAGACTATATTAAAAGTTCAATGAATCCTAATAACTACATTGAAGTAAGACGACGTCGTAATGTTCCTTGGATTAAACATTACGATGCGGTAGCCTGCATGAGTTTAGATGAAGAACAAGGTTTGTTATATTCAGGATCGTGGGATAAATCATTAAAAGTGTGGAAACTTTCGGATTCTAAATGTTTAGAATCCGTAACAGCCCACGATGATGCTATAAATAGCGTGGTCATGGGCTTTGATGGGTTAGTCTTCACGGGTTCCGCTGATGGAACAGTGAAGGTTTGGAGAAGAGAATTAATCGGGAAAAAATGTGAACATGTTCTTGTTTACACACTTTTGGACCAGGATAGCGCGGTTACATGTGTGGTAGTAAATACCACAGATGCAACCGTGTATGCAGGATCCTCTGATGGATTGGTAAATTTTTGGGAACTCGAGAAACAAACGTTGTCCCATGGTGGCGTTTTGAGGGGACATAAATTGGCGGTTCTTTGTCTTGCAACGGCTGGGAATTTGTTGTTGAGTGGTTCGGCGGATAAAAGTATATGTGTGTGGCGAAAGGAAACGGGCGGTGTTCATACATGTTTGTCGGTTTTGAATGGGCATACGGGCCCGGTTAAATGTTTAGCGGTTCAAGAACGAGGTGAAGATGATGAAAGTGATCAAGAATGGGTTGTTTATAGTGGTAGTTTGGATAATTCTGTTAAGCTTTGGAGGGTATCGGAAGAACCACAAATACAGGATTGTTAA